From Armigeres subalbatus isolate Guangzhou_Male unplaced genomic scaffold, GZ_Asu_2 Contig813, whole genome shotgun sequence, a single genomic window includes:
- the LOC134204668 gene encoding uncharacterized protein LOC134204668, whose amino-acid sequence MEANTYFVQKPDATGKMGLSCLQKCTAAIRQLAYGSPSDAIDEYVRMAESTARKCLLEFCCTVEKVFGDEYLRFPTQEDIARLLRLGEERGSPGMLGSLDYCHWQWKNCPSVWARQYKGKEKKPTIILEAVASYDLWIRHVFFGMPGSNNDINVMDRSPLFSNYYNGKTPPVQFEVNDRTYNTGYYLADGIYPPLATLVQTISSPVGLKRK is encoded by the coding sequence atggAAGCGAACACGTATTTCGTACAAAAACCGGATGCTACTGGTAAGATGGGCTTGTCATGTCTTCAGAAGTGCACAGCGGCTATTCGGCAACTGGCGTATGGCTCCCCGTCAGATGCTATAGATGAATATGTACGAATGGCTGAATCGACAGCTCGAAAGTGTCTGCTTGAATTCTGCTGCACAGTGGAGAAAGTTTTCGGCGATGAATATCTGCGATTTCCAACTCAGGAGGACATTGCGCGTTTGCTGAGATTAGGTGAAGAACGGGGATCTCCCGGCATGCTCGGATCGTTGGACTATTGCCACTGGCAGTGGAAAAACTGCCCTAGCGTCTGGGCTAGGCAGTATAAGGGAAAGGAGAAGAAGCCCACAATTATCTTGGAGGCCGTTGCGTCGTACGATTTGTGGATAAGGCACGTGTTTTTCGGTATGCCTGGATCGAACAACGATATCAACGTGATGGATAGGTCTCCATTGTTCTCCAATTATTACAATGGAAAAACTCCTCCAGTTCAATTCGAAGTCAATGATCGTACCTATAATACTGGGTATTACTTAGCAGACGGAATATATCCTCCACTCGCAACGCTGGTTCAAACAATATCGTCACCAGTGGGTTTGAAGCGCAAG